A genomic region of Haliaeetus albicilla chromosome 8, bHalAlb1.1, whole genome shotgun sequence contains the following coding sequences:
- the MIER2 gene encoding mesoderm induction early response protein 2 isoform X2, with translation MAEASVGRQSPRVVPYPARSLCPGEPGLQSAAVVSMGSADHRLNLAEILSQNYGVREEREEDDTQEKQKSLEELEKSFSASQLVLYSVIVPFLMKLCPPLAQSSEMPFEELLALYGYEASDPISEQDSESNDITPNLPDMTLDKEQIAKDLLSGEEEEETQSSADDLTPSVTSHDASDLFPNQPGSNNFLADEDKEPCSSPCASSMAEDSEEDSIPSNECKKEIMVGPQYQATVPILHLNRHSEKVLFLLAYENEDQLLWDPNILPERDVEEFLYRAVKRRWDELSSSSLPEGEMVKDNEQALYELVKCNFNAEEALRRLRFNVKVIRDELCAWSEEECRNFEHGFRVHGKNFHLIQANKVRTRSVGECVEYYYMWKKSERYDYFTQQTRLGRKKYVLHPGATDFTDNDLDGGEVENTSRSRSSPPIPSATSSLDSHFGQDQIAIESTEPLSVESTACSLGSISESGQGYECSTPSETNCSFDPTEETSSGTISASCTRHTVNPSESGLFALPLAGPGLAEKQETLQSSGETITMDFTLPADINEGLPLIAGPVDLDRDPEAVVTPAQVSLSVTDFGLIGIGDVNSFLTAHQACPAPVARSEPLSQ, from the exons ATGGCGGAG GCCTCGGTTGGCAGGCAGAGTCCGAGGGTGGTGCCATACCCAGCCCGCAGTCTATGTCCTGGAGAGCCTGGCCTTCAGAGTGCAGCAG TTGTGTCAATGGGCTCAGCTGATCATCGACTGAACCTAGCAGAGATCCTTTCACAGAACTATGGTGTAcgggaagagagggaagaagatGATACtcaggagaagcagaaatcttTAGAAGAGCTGGAGAAGAGTTTCAGTGCCTCTCAG CTGGTGTTGTACTCGGTGATTGTTCCATTCCTGATGAAGCTTTGTCCTCCTCTCGCTCAGAGCAGTGAAATGCCATTTGAGGAGCTGCTTGCACTTTATGGCTATGAGGCATCTGATCCCATCTCGGAGCAGGACAGTGAGAGCAATGATATTACTCCAAATCTCCCAGATATGACTCTGGATAAG GAACAAATAGCGAAGGATTTGCTTtcaggggaagaagaggaggagacaCAGTCTTCAGCTGATGATCTGACTCCATCCGTCACATCCCATGATGCATCGGACCTATTCCCAAACCAGCCTGGCT CAAACAACTTCCTTGCTGACGAAGACAAGGAGCCCTGTTCATCTCCATGTGCTTCTTCCATGGCTGAGGATTCAGAGGAGGACTCCATCCCATCCAACGAGTGTAAGAAG GAGATCATGGTTGGTCCTCAGTACCAAGCCACTGTTCCCATCCTCCACTTAAACAGGCACAGCGAAAAAG tgctttttctgtTAGCCTACGAGAATGAAGATCAGCTGCTTTGGGACCCGAATATACTCCCCGAGAGAGACGTTGAAGAGTTCCTATACCGTGCAGTGAAGCGGCGATGGGACGAGCTGTCTAGCAGCAGCCTGCCAGAAGGAGAGATGGTGAAGGACAATGAACAG GCTTTGTATGAACTGGTTAAATGCAACTTCAATGCAGAAGAGGCACTGCGGAGGTTACGGTTCAATGTGAAAGTTATCAGAG ATGAGCTTTGTGCCTGGAGTGAGGAAGAATGTAGAAATTTTGAACATGGCTTCAGGGTCCATGGGAAAAACTTTCATCTTATCCAAGCAAACAAG GTCCGCACCCGGTCAGTGGGCGAGTGTGTGGAGTATTACTACATGTGGAAAAAATCAGAGCGCTATGACTACTTCACTCAGCAGACTCGTTTAGGAAGGAAGAAGTACGTCCTCCACCCTGGAGCCAC GGATTTCACCGACAATGACTTGGATGGGGGTGAAGTAGAAAACACCAGTCGTTCTCGGAGCTCCCCACCAATTCCCTCTGCAACTAGCTCCCTGGATTCTCACTTCGGTCAAGATCAGATAGCAATAGAGAGCACAG AGCCTTTGAGCGTGGAGAGCACAGcctgcagcctgggcagcaTAAGTGAGTCGGGGCAGGGCTATGAGTGCAGTACTCCTTCGGAGACAAATTGTTCCTTCGACCCCACAGAGGAGACGTCCTCAGGCACCATCTCAGCTTCCTGCACACGACACACTGTCAACCCCTCAGAATCGGGGCTCTTTGCTTTGCCGCTGGCAGGACCAGGACTAGCAGAGAAGCAGGAGACGTTGCAGAGCTCTGGTGAGACGATAACCATGGACTTCACTCTCCCTGCAGACATTAATGAGGGTTTGCCTTTAATTGCTGGCCCTGTGGATTTGGACAGAGACCCAGAGGCAGTGGTGACCCCTGCGCAAGTGTCCTTATCGGTCACAGATTTTGGCCTCATTGGCATCGGAGATGTAAATAGTTTTCTGACTGCTCATCAGGCTTGCCCAGCACCTGTGGCTCGGTCAGAGCCTTTGTCACAGTGA
- the MIER2 gene encoding mesoderm induction early response protein 2 isoform X4, translated as MAEASVGRQSPRVVPYPARSLCPGEPGLQSAAVVSMGSADHRLNLAEILSQNYGVREEREEDDTQEKQKSLEELEKSFSASQLVLYSVIVPFLMKLCPPLAQSSEMPFEELLALYGYEASDPISEQDSESNDITPNLPDMTLDKEQIAKDLLSGEEEEETQSSADDLTPSVTSHDASDLFPNQPGSNNFLADEDKEPCSSPCASSMAEDSEEDSIPSNECKKEIMVGPQYQATVPILHLNRHSEKVLFLLAYENEDQLLWDPNILPERDVEEFLYRAVKRRWDELSSSSLPEGEMVKDNEQALYELVKCNFNAEEALRRLRFNVKVIRDELCAWSEEECRNFEHGFRVHGKNFHLIQANKVRTRSVGECVEYYYMWKKSERYDYFTQQTRLGRKKDFTDNDLDGGEVENTSRSRSSPPIPSATSSLDSHFGQDQIAIESTEPLSVESTACSLGSISESGQGYECSTPSETNCSFDPTEETSSGTISASCTRHTVNPSESGLFALPLAGPGLAEKQETLQSSGETITMDFTLPADINEGLPLIAGPVDLDRDPEAVVTPAQVSLSVTDFGLIGIGDVNSFLTAHQACPAPVARSEPLSQ; from the exons ATGGCGGAG GCCTCGGTTGGCAGGCAGAGTCCGAGGGTGGTGCCATACCCAGCCCGCAGTCTATGTCCTGGAGAGCCTGGCCTTCAGAGTGCAGCAG TTGTGTCAATGGGCTCAGCTGATCATCGACTGAACCTAGCAGAGATCCTTTCACAGAACTATGGTGTAcgggaagagagggaagaagatGATACtcaggagaagcagaaatcttTAGAAGAGCTGGAGAAGAGTTTCAGTGCCTCTCAG CTGGTGTTGTACTCGGTGATTGTTCCATTCCTGATGAAGCTTTGTCCTCCTCTCGCTCAGAGCAGTGAAATGCCATTTGAGGAGCTGCTTGCACTTTATGGCTATGAGGCATCTGATCCCATCTCGGAGCAGGACAGTGAGAGCAATGATATTACTCCAAATCTCCCAGATATGACTCTGGATAAG GAACAAATAGCGAAGGATTTGCTTtcaggggaagaagaggaggagacaCAGTCTTCAGCTGATGATCTGACTCCATCCGTCACATCCCATGATGCATCGGACCTATTCCCAAACCAGCCTGGCT CAAACAACTTCCTTGCTGACGAAGACAAGGAGCCCTGTTCATCTCCATGTGCTTCTTCCATGGCTGAGGATTCAGAGGAGGACTCCATCCCATCCAACGAGTGTAAGAAG GAGATCATGGTTGGTCCTCAGTACCAAGCCACTGTTCCCATCCTCCACTTAAACAGGCACAGCGAAAAAG tgctttttctgtTAGCCTACGAGAATGAAGATCAGCTGCTTTGGGACCCGAATATACTCCCCGAGAGAGACGTTGAAGAGTTCCTATACCGTGCAGTGAAGCGGCGATGGGACGAGCTGTCTAGCAGCAGCCTGCCAGAAGGAGAGATGGTGAAGGACAATGAACAG GCTTTGTATGAACTGGTTAAATGCAACTTCAATGCAGAAGAGGCACTGCGGAGGTTACGGTTCAATGTGAAAGTTATCAGAG ATGAGCTTTGTGCCTGGAGTGAGGAAGAATGTAGAAATTTTGAACATGGCTTCAGGGTCCATGGGAAAAACTTTCATCTTATCCAAGCAAACAAG GTCCGCACCCGGTCAGTGGGCGAGTGTGTGGAGTATTACTACATGTGGAAAAAATCAGAGCGCTATGACTACTTCACTCAGCAGACTCGTTTAGGAAGGAAGAA GGATTTCACCGACAATGACTTGGATGGGGGTGAAGTAGAAAACACCAGTCGTTCTCGGAGCTCCCCACCAATTCCCTCTGCAACTAGCTCCCTGGATTCTCACTTCGGTCAAGATCAGATAGCAATAGAGAGCACAG AGCCTTTGAGCGTGGAGAGCACAGcctgcagcctgggcagcaTAAGTGAGTCGGGGCAGGGCTATGAGTGCAGTACTCCTTCGGAGACAAATTGTTCCTTCGACCCCACAGAGGAGACGTCCTCAGGCACCATCTCAGCTTCCTGCACACGACACACTGTCAACCCCTCAGAATCGGGGCTCTTTGCTTTGCCGCTGGCAGGACCAGGACTAGCAGAGAAGCAGGAGACGTTGCAGAGCTCTGGTGAGACGATAACCATGGACTTCACTCTCCCTGCAGACATTAATGAGGGTTTGCCTTTAATTGCTGGCCCTGTGGATTTGGACAGAGACCCAGAGGCAGTGGTGACCCCTGCGCAAGTGTCCTTATCGGTCACAGATTTTGGCCTCATTGGCATCGGAGATGTAAATAGTTTTCTGACTGCTCATCAGGCTTGCCCAGCACCTGTGGCTCGGTCAGAGCCTTTGTCACAGTGA
- the MIER2 gene encoding mesoderm induction early response protein 2 isoform X3 — translation MAEASVGRQSPRVVPYPARSLCPGEPGLQSAAVVSMGSADHRLNLAEILSQNYGVREEREEDDTQEKQKSLEELEKSFSASQLVLYSVIVPFLMKLCPPLAQSSEMPFEELLALYGYEASDPISEQDSESNDITPNLPDMTLDKEQIAKDLLSGEEEEETQSSADDLTPSVTSHDASDLFPNQPGSNNFLADEDKEPCSSPCASSMAEDSEEDSIPSNECKKEIMVGPQYQATVPILHLNRHSEKAYENEDQLLWDPNILPERDVEEFLYRAVKRRWDELSSSSLPEGEMVKDNEQALYELVKCNFNAEEALRRLRFNVKVIRDELCAWSEEECRNFEHGFRVHGKNFHLIQANKVRTRSVGECVEYYYMWKKSERYDYFTQQTRLGRKKYVLHPGATDFTDNDLDGGEVENTSRSRSSPPIPSATSSLDSHFGQDQIAIESTEPLSVESTACSLGSISESGQGYECSTPSETNCSFDPTEETSSGTISASCTRHTVNPSESGLFALPLAGPGLAEKQETLQSSGETITMDFTLPADINEGLPLIAGPVDLDRDPEAVVTPAQVSLSVTDFGLIGIGDVNSFLTAHQACPAPVARSEPLSQ, via the exons ATGGCGGAG GCCTCGGTTGGCAGGCAGAGTCCGAGGGTGGTGCCATACCCAGCCCGCAGTCTATGTCCTGGAGAGCCTGGCCTTCAGAGTGCAGCAG TTGTGTCAATGGGCTCAGCTGATCATCGACTGAACCTAGCAGAGATCCTTTCACAGAACTATGGTGTAcgggaagagagggaagaagatGATACtcaggagaagcagaaatcttTAGAAGAGCTGGAGAAGAGTTTCAGTGCCTCTCAG CTGGTGTTGTACTCGGTGATTGTTCCATTCCTGATGAAGCTTTGTCCTCCTCTCGCTCAGAGCAGTGAAATGCCATTTGAGGAGCTGCTTGCACTTTATGGCTATGAGGCATCTGATCCCATCTCGGAGCAGGACAGTGAGAGCAATGATATTACTCCAAATCTCCCAGATATGACTCTGGATAAG GAACAAATAGCGAAGGATTTGCTTtcaggggaagaagaggaggagacaCAGTCTTCAGCTGATGATCTGACTCCATCCGTCACATCCCATGATGCATCGGACCTATTCCCAAACCAGCCTGGCT CAAACAACTTCCTTGCTGACGAAGACAAGGAGCCCTGTTCATCTCCATGTGCTTCTTCCATGGCTGAGGATTCAGAGGAGGACTCCATCCCATCCAACGAGTGTAAGAAG GAGATCATGGTTGGTCCTCAGTACCAAGCCACTGTTCCCATCCTCCACTTAAACAGGCACAGCGAAAAAG CCTACGAGAATGAAGATCAGCTGCTTTGGGACCCGAATATACTCCCCGAGAGAGACGTTGAAGAGTTCCTATACCGTGCAGTGAAGCGGCGATGGGACGAGCTGTCTAGCAGCAGCCTGCCAGAAGGAGAGATGGTGAAGGACAATGAACAG GCTTTGTATGAACTGGTTAAATGCAACTTCAATGCAGAAGAGGCACTGCGGAGGTTACGGTTCAATGTGAAAGTTATCAGAG ATGAGCTTTGTGCCTGGAGTGAGGAAGAATGTAGAAATTTTGAACATGGCTTCAGGGTCCATGGGAAAAACTTTCATCTTATCCAAGCAAACAAG GTCCGCACCCGGTCAGTGGGCGAGTGTGTGGAGTATTACTACATGTGGAAAAAATCAGAGCGCTATGACTACTTCACTCAGCAGACTCGTTTAGGAAGGAAGAAGTACGTCCTCCACCCTGGAGCCAC GGATTTCACCGACAATGACTTGGATGGGGGTGAAGTAGAAAACACCAGTCGTTCTCGGAGCTCCCCACCAATTCCCTCTGCAACTAGCTCCCTGGATTCTCACTTCGGTCAAGATCAGATAGCAATAGAGAGCACAG AGCCTTTGAGCGTGGAGAGCACAGcctgcagcctgggcagcaTAAGTGAGTCGGGGCAGGGCTATGAGTGCAGTACTCCTTCGGAGACAAATTGTTCCTTCGACCCCACAGAGGAGACGTCCTCAGGCACCATCTCAGCTTCCTGCACACGACACACTGTCAACCCCTCAGAATCGGGGCTCTTTGCTTTGCCGCTGGCAGGACCAGGACTAGCAGAGAAGCAGGAGACGTTGCAGAGCTCTGGTGAGACGATAACCATGGACTTCACTCTCCCTGCAGACATTAATGAGGGTTTGCCTTTAATTGCTGGCCCTGTGGATTTGGACAGAGACCCAGAGGCAGTGGTGACCCCTGCGCAAGTGTCCTTATCGGTCACAGATTTTGGCCTCATTGGCATCGGAGATGTAAATAGTTTTCTGACTGCTCATCAGGCTTGCCCAGCACCTGTGGCTCGGTCAGAGCCTTTGTCACAGTGA
- the MIER2 gene encoding mesoderm induction early response protein 2 isoform X1, whose protein sequence is MAEASVGRQSPRVVPYPARSLCPGEPGLQSAAVVSMGSADHRLNLAEILSQNYGVREEREEDDTQEKQKSLEELEKSFSASQSSEMPFEELLALYGYEASDPISEQDSESNDITPNLPDMTLDKEQIAKDLLSGEEEEETQSSADDLTPSVTSHDASDLFPNQPGSNNFLADEDKEPCSSPCASSMAEDSEEDSIPSNECKKEIMVGPQYQATVPILHLNRHSEKVLFLLAYENEDQLLWDPNILPERDVEEFLYRAVKRRWDELSSSSLPEGEMVKDNEQALYELVKCNFNAEEALRRLRFNVKVIRGENPPYLGSTPNVKAHVTLDSVHLLQFLFVSAIDELCAWSEEECRNFEHGFRVHGKNFHLIQANKVRTRSVGECVEYYYMWKKSERYDYFTQQTRLGRKKYVLHPGATDFTDNDLDGGEVENTSRSRSSPPIPSATSSLDSHFGQDQIAIESTEPLSVESTACSLGSISESGQGYECSTPSETNCSFDPTEETSSGTISASCTRHTVNPSESGLFALPLAGPGLAEKQETLQSSGETITMDFTLPADINEGLPLIAGPVDLDRDPEAVVTPAQVSLSVTDFGLIGIGDVNSFLTAHQACPAPVARSEPLSQ, encoded by the exons ATGGCGGAG GCCTCGGTTGGCAGGCAGAGTCCGAGGGTGGTGCCATACCCAGCCCGCAGTCTATGTCCTGGAGAGCCTGGCCTTCAGAGTGCAGCAG TTGTGTCAATGGGCTCAGCTGATCATCGACTGAACCTAGCAGAGATCCTTTCACAGAACTATGGTGTAcgggaagagagggaagaagatGATACtcaggagaagcagaaatcttTAGAAGAGCTGGAGAAGAGTTTCAGTGCCTCTCAG AGCAGTGAAATGCCATTTGAGGAGCTGCTTGCACTTTATGGCTATGAGGCATCTGATCCCATCTCGGAGCAGGACAGTGAGAGCAATGATATTACTCCAAATCTCCCAGATATGACTCTGGATAAG GAACAAATAGCGAAGGATTTGCTTtcaggggaagaagaggaggagacaCAGTCTTCAGCTGATGATCTGACTCCATCCGTCACATCCCATGATGCATCGGACCTATTCCCAAACCAGCCTGGCT CAAACAACTTCCTTGCTGACGAAGACAAGGAGCCCTGTTCATCTCCATGTGCTTCTTCCATGGCTGAGGATTCAGAGGAGGACTCCATCCCATCCAACGAGTGTAAGAAG GAGATCATGGTTGGTCCTCAGTACCAAGCCACTGTTCCCATCCTCCACTTAAACAGGCACAGCGAAAAAG tgctttttctgtTAGCCTACGAGAATGAAGATCAGCTGCTTTGGGACCCGAATATACTCCCCGAGAGAGACGTTGAAGAGTTCCTATACCGTGCAGTGAAGCGGCGATGGGACGAGCTGTCTAGCAGCAGCCTGCCAGAAGGAGAGATGGTGAAGGACAATGAACAG GCTTTGTATGAACTGGTTAAATGCAACTTCAATGCAGAAGAGGCACTGCGGAGGTTACGGTTCAATGTGAAAGTTATCAGAGGTGAGAACCCCCCGTATTTGGGTTCTACCCCAAACGTCAAGGCACATGTAACTCTAGATTCTGTACATCTCCTCCAATTCCTCTTTGTTTCTGCTATAGATGAGCTTTGTGCCTGGAGTGAGGAAGAATGTAGAAATTTTGAACATGGCTTCAGGGTCCATGGGAAAAACTTTCATCTTATCCAAGCAAACAAG GTCCGCACCCGGTCAGTGGGCGAGTGTGTGGAGTATTACTACATGTGGAAAAAATCAGAGCGCTATGACTACTTCACTCAGCAGACTCGTTTAGGAAGGAAGAAGTACGTCCTCCACCCTGGAGCCAC GGATTTCACCGACAATGACTTGGATGGGGGTGAAGTAGAAAACACCAGTCGTTCTCGGAGCTCCCCACCAATTCCCTCTGCAACTAGCTCCCTGGATTCTCACTTCGGTCAAGATCAGATAGCAATAGAGAGCACAG AGCCTTTGAGCGTGGAGAGCACAGcctgcagcctgggcagcaTAAGTGAGTCGGGGCAGGGCTATGAGTGCAGTACTCCTTCGGAGACAAATTGTTCCTTCGACCCCACAGAGGAGACGTCCTCAGGCACCATCTCAGCTTCCTGCACACGACACACTGTCAACCCCTCAGAATCGGGGCTCTTTGCTTTGCCGCTGGCAGGACCAGGACTAGCAGAGAAGCAGGAGACGTTGCAGAGCTCTGGTGAGACGATAACCATGGACTTCACTCTCCCTGCAGACATTAATGAGGGTTTGCCTTTAATTGCTGGCCCTGTGGATTTGGACAGAGACCCAGAGGCAGTGGTGACCCCTGCGCAAGTGTCCTTATCGGTCACAGATTTTGGCCTCATTGGCATCGGAGATGTAAATAGTTTTCTGACTGCTCATCAGGCTTGCCCAGCACCTGTGGCTCGGTCAGAGCCTTTGTCACAGTGA
- the MIER2 gene encoding mesoderm induction early response protein 2 isoform X5, whose product MAEASVGRQSPRVVPYPARSLCPGEPGLQSAAVVSMGSADHRLNLAEILSQNYGVREEREEDDTQEKQKSLEELEKSFSASQSSEMPFEELLALYGYEASDPISEQDSESNDITPNLPDMTLDKEQIAKDLLSGEEEEETQSSADDLTPSVTSHDASDLFPNQPGSNNFLADEDKEPCSSPCASSMAEDSEEDSIPSNECKKEIMVGPQYQATVPILHLNRHSEKAYENEDQLLWDPNILPERDVEEFLYRAVKRRWDELSSSSLPEGEMVKDNEQALYELVKCNFNAEEALRRLRFNVKVIRDELCAWSEEECRNFEHGFRVHGKNFHLIQANKVRTRSVGECVEYYYMWKKSERYDYFTQQTRLGRKKYVLHPGATDFTDNDLDGGEVENTSRSRSSPPIPSATSSLDSHFGQDQIAIESTEPLSVESTACSLGSISESGQGYECSTPSETNCSFDPTEETSSGTISASCTRHTVNPSESGLFALPLAGPGLAEKQETLQSSGETITMDFTLPADINEGLPLIAGPVDLDRDPEAVVTPAQVSLSVTDFGLIGIGDVNSFLTAHQACPAPVARSEPLSQ is encoded by the exons ATGGCGGAG GCCTCGGTTGGCAGGCAGAGTCCGAGGGTGGTGCCATACCCAGCCCGCAGTCTATGTCCTGGAGAGCCTGGCCTTCAGAGTGCAGCAG TTGTGTCAATGGGCTCAGCTGATCATCGACTGAACCTAGCAGAGATCCTTTCACAGAACTATGGTGTAcgggaagagagggaagaagatGATACtcaggagaagcagaaatcttTAGAAGAGCTGGAGAAGAGTTTCAGTGCCTCTCAG AGCAGTGAAATGCCATTTGAGGAGCTGCTTGCACTTTATGGCTATGAGGCATCTGATCCCATCTCGGAGCAGGACAGTGAGAGCAATGATATTACTCCAAATCTCCCAGATATGACTCTGGATAAG GAACAAATAGCGAAGGATTTGCTTtcaggggaagaagaggaggagacaCAGTCTTCAGCTGATGATCTGACTCCATCCGTCACATCCCATGATGCATCGGACCTATTCCCAAACCAGCCTGGCT CAAACAACTTCCTTGCTGACGAAGACAAGGAGCCCTGTTCATCTCCATGTGCTTCTTCCATGGCTGAGGATTCAGAGGAGGACTCCATCCCATCCAACGAGTGTAAGAAG GAGATCATGGTTGGTCCTCAGTACCAAGCCACTGTTCCCATCCTCCACTTAAACAGGCACAGCGAAAAAG CCTACGAGAATGAAGATCAGCTGCTTTGGGACCCGAATATACTCCCCGAGAGAGACGTTGAAGAGTTCCTATACCGTGCAGTGAAGCGGCGATGGGACGAGCTGTCTAGCAGCAGCCTGCCAGAAGGAGAGATGGTGAAGGACAATGAACAG GCTTTGTATGAACTGGTTAAATGCAACTTCAATGCAGAAGAGGCACTGCGGAGGTTACGGTTCAATGTGAAAGTTATCAGAG ATGAGCTTTGTGCCTGGAGTGAGGAAGAATGTAGAAATTTTGAACATGGCTTCAGGGTCCATGGGAAAAACTTTCATCTTATCCAAGCAAACAAG GTCCGCACCCGGTCAGTGGGCGAGTGTGTGGAGTATTACTACATGTGGAAAAAATCAGAGCGCTATGACTACTTCACTCAGCAGACTCGTTTAGGAAGGAAGAAGTACGTCCTCCACCCTGGAGCCAC GGATTTCACCGACAATGACTTGGATGGGGGTGAAGTAGAAAACACCAGTCGTTCTCGGAGCTCCCCACCAATTCCCTCTGCAACTAGCTCCCTGGATTCTCACTTCGGTCAAGATCAGATAGCAATAGAGAGCACAG AGCCTTTGAGCGTGGAGAGCACAGcctgcagcctgggcagcaTAAGTGAGTCGGGGCAGGGCTATGAGTGCAGTACTCCTTCGGAGACAAATTGTTCCTTCGACCCCACAGAGGAGACGTCCTCAGGCACCATCTCAGCTTCCTGCACACGACACACTGTCAACCCCTCAGAATCGGGGCTCTTTGCTTTGCCGCTGGCAGGACCAGGACTAGCAGAGAAGCAGGAGACGTTGCAGAGCTCTGGTGAGACGATAACCATGGACTTCACTCTCCCTGCAGACATTAATGAGGGTTTGCCTTTAATTGCTGGCCCTGTGGATTTGGACAGAGACCCAGAGGCAGTGGTGACCCCTGCGCAAGTGTCCTTATCGGTCACAGATTTTGGCCTCATTGGCATCGGAGATGTAAATAGTTTTCTGACTGCTCATCAGGCTTGCCCAGCACCTGTGGCTCGGTCAGAGCCTTTGTCACAGTGA
- the MIER2 gene encoding mesoderm induction early response protein 2 isoform X6 — protein sequence MGSADHRLNLAEILSQNYGVREEREEDDTQEKQKSLEELEKSFSASQLVLYSVIVPFLMKLCPPLAQSSEMPFEELLALYGYEASDPISEQDSESNDITPNLPDMTLDKEQIAKDLLSGEEEEETQSSADDLTPSVTSHDASDLFPNQPGSNNFLADEDKEPCSSPCASSMAEDSEEDSIPSNECKKEIMVGPQYQATVPILHLNRHSEKVLFLLAYENEDQLLWDPNILPERDVEEFLYRAVKRRWDELSSSSLPEGEMVKDNEQALYELVKCNFNAEEALRRLRFNVKVIRDELCAWSEEECRNFEHGFRVHGKNFHLIQANKVRTRSVGECVEYYYMWKKSERYDYFTQQTRLGRKKYVLHPGATDFTDNDLDGGEVENTSRSRSSPPIPSATSSLDSHFGQDQIAIESTEPLSVESTACSLGSISESGQGYECSTPSETNCSFDPTEETSSGTISASCTRHTVNPSESGLFALPLAGPGLAEKQETLQSSGETITMDFTLPADINEGLPLIAGPVDLDRDPEAVVTPAQVSLSVTDFGLIGIGDVNSFLTAHQACPAPVARSEPLSQ from the exons ATGGGCTCAGCTGATCATCGACTGAACCTAGCAGAGATCCTTTCACAGAACTATGGTGTAcgggaagagagggaagaagatGATACtcaggagaagcagaaatcttTAGAAGAGCTGGAGAAGAGTTTCAGTGCCTCTCAG CTGGTGTTGTACTCGGTGATTGTTCCATTCCTGATGAAGCTTTGTCCTCCTCTCGCTCAGAGCAGTGAAATGCCATTTGAGGAGCTGCTTGCACTTTATGGCTATGAGGCATCTGATCCCATCTCGGAGCAGGACAGTGAGAGCAATGATATTACTCCAAATCTCCCAGATATGACTCTGGATAAG GAACAAATAGCGAAGGATTTGCTTtcaggggaagaagaggaggagacaCAGTCTTCAGCTGATGATCTGACTCCATCCGTCACATCCCATGATGCATCGGACCTATTCCCAAACCAGCCTGGCT CAAACAACTTCCTTGCTGACGAAGACAAGGAGCCCTGTTCATCTCCATGTGCTTCTTCCATGGCTGAGGATTCAGAGGAGGACTCCATCCCATCCAACGAGTGTAAGAAG GAGATCATGGTTGGTCCTCAGTACCAAGCCACTGTTCCCATCCTCCACTTAAACAGGCACAGCGAAAAAG tgctttttctgtTAGCCTACGAGAATGAAGATCAGCTGCTTTGGGACCCGAATATACTCCCCGAGAGAGACGTTGAAGAGTTCCTATACCGTGCAGTGAAGCGGCGATGGGACGAGCTGTCTAGCAGCAGCCTGCCAGAAGGAGAGATGGTGAAGGACAATGAACAG GCTTTGTATGAACTGGTTAAATGCAACTTCAATGCAGAAGAGGCACTGCGGAGGTTACGGTTCAATGTGAAAGTTATCAGAG ATGAGCTTTGTGCCTGGAGTGAGGAAGAATGTAGAAATTTTGAACATGGCTTCAGGGTCCATGGGAAAAACTTTCATCTTATCCAAGCAAACAAG GTCCGCACCCGGTCAGTGGGCGAGTGTGTGGAGTATTACTACATGTGGAAAAAATCAGAGCGCTATGACTACTTCACTCAGCAGACTCGTTTAGGAAGGAAGAAGTACGTCCTCCACCCTGGAGCCAC GGATTTCACCGACAATGACTTGGATGGGGGTGAAGTAGAAAACACCAGTCGTTCTCGGAGCTCCCCACCAATTCCCTCTGCAACTAGCTCCCTGGATTCTCACTTCGGTCAAGATCAGATAGCAATAGAGAGCACAG AGCCTTTGAGCGTGGAGAGCACAGcctgcagcctgggcagcaTAAGTGAGTCGGGGCAGGGCTATGAGTGCAGTACTCCTTCGGAGACAAATTGTTCCTTCGACCCCACAGAGGAGACGTCCTCAGGCACCATCTCAGCTTCCTGCACACGACACACTGTCAACCCCTCAGAATCGGGGCTCTTTGCTTTGCCGCTGGCAGGACCAGGACTAGCAGAGAAGCAGGAGACGTTGCAGAGCTCTGGTGAGACGATAACCATGGACTTCACTCTCCCTGCAGACATTAATGAGGGTTTGCCTTTAATTGCTGGCCCTGTGGATTTGGACAGAGACCCAGAGGCAGTGGTGACCCCTGCGCAAGTGTCCTTATCGGTCACAGATTTTGGCCTCATTGGCATCGGAGATGTAAATAGTTTTCTGACTGCTCATCAGGCTTGCCCAGCACCTGTGGCTCGGTCAGAGCCTTTGTCACAGTGA